AGGGATATCGGTCAGATCATATTTCTCTAGCATCGGCGCTACGTCACTAGGCTCTTCATCAATCGAGATTGGCTGAACGATAAGGCCCTTATCTTGGTAACGTGCTTGCAGTTCACGCAGTTCTGGCAGTTCTTTAACGCAAGGTGGGCACCATGTAGCCCAGATGTTGACCATCACCAAGCTGCCTTTGTGCTGACTAAGGTTTACTTTGTTACCCTGCATGTCGGTAAAATCAACCAGCGGCGGGATGCGCGCATTGGTGTATTCCACAAAGCGGGACATGTGCATTGGCTTGTCTTCGATCTTAGGGCCGTTGGAGTAGGCCTTAGGCAGGGCACTAGCAAAGGCCGTTGGGATCAAAGCACAGGCAAGTAGGGCGGTTACGATCAGGTGACGCATTAATAACTCCTTGTTGAAGCGCGTTGTTGACGCCACACGGCAATAACCCCTAGCAATAACAAGGCTAACGGCAGTATCCATAACATGGCTGTAGTGAGGGAAAATGGTGGTTGGTAACGGATCTGTTCGCCATAGCGAGCAACCAAAGCCGTTTCAATCTGTTGGCGATTCTTACCTTCAGCCAACATTTGACCGATTCGACCTTTTAATTCATAGGCTATCTGGGTTTCAGACTCAGCCAAGGTTTGGTTAACCGAGGCCGGATCTCGCAACTGGGCGGCAATTGCGTAGGCTTGCTCACCAAGTGATTGCTCGGCACTGCAGAGGCTAGTCCACAGCACCATTAAGAATACGATTAAGCGCATTGGCGTCTTCTCCGTTGCTGCCATAAAGCGATAAAGCCAGCTCCGATCATCATAATGCCGGCAAACCATAGGCCATTGATAAGCGGTTTACGGCTGATGCGGATCAGATGTTTGCCCGACTGCAGTGTCGGCCCCATAGATATGTAGCGGTCTTCAATAATACCGTGCTCAACCGCAGCCACAGTAAGCTGCATATTAGTGGCACCGAAATGTTTTCGCTGTGGGTACAGGTAACTGAGTTCATTGCCGTCGCTATCCTCTAGGCGAATGGTTGCCTGCTGGGCTTGATAGCCGCGGCCAGAAACCGTTTCGCTGGATTCAAATACAAAGGCGATATTACCGACAAAGCGGCCTTCACCTGGGCCCATCTGTACCATCGCTTGTTGTTCGAAGTTCGATACCGCGGTGGCTGACAAAATGGCAATGGCCAAACCGGTGTGAGCCAATGTCGCAGGCAAGGATTGTCGTTGCTGCAAGGCTGCCACGATGCAGCTGGTTAACAGTAAACTGCCGCCAAATGCCCCTAGCCATAGTAGCCAGTATGGTTGTTCCGCCCAAGCCCAGTTACACAAGCTGGCGAAAACAATGGCTAAGGCCCATAACAACACTCGCAGCGGTGTATTATTGGACAGCAACAGCGTTAGGAGTGAGGCAGAGGCGATGGTGAGCGGCACAAAAATGCTGTTGAAATATGGAGGGCCTACAGAGATAGCACCAAGATCCAATGCTTGGAAGATCACCGGGTAGATAGTACCGAGAACGACCGCAACGGTAGCAACAAGTATCAGCACTACCCCAAGGGCAAGTAAACCTTGGCGGCCATTAAGTGGTGGCAGCTGCTTGAACTCAAATCGACTTGCATTGCGAGCGAATAGGGTAAAGCCACCAACCGCTACCAGCGCTAAGATCACTAAAATGCTATAACCCCGGCTCGGATCTGACGCAAAGGCGTGGACCGATTGAATAACGCCAGAGCGAACTAAGAAGGTGCCGAGCAGACTTAAGCTAAAGGCACTAATACACAGCAGCAAGGTGGTTAAGCGCAGCTGCTTCTCTTGGTTAAGGTATAAGCTGTGTAATAACGCCGTGGTAACCAGCCAAGGAATAAATGAGGAGTTTTCCACTGGGTCCCAGAACCACCATCCCCCCCAGCCTAATTGACTGTAGGCCCACCAAGCACCGAGAACATTCCCCCCGGTAAGCAGTACCCAACTGATGAGGGTCCAGCGCCGTAACCATTGTTGACGTAACTGGTTCAACTCGCCCCGATAAAGAATGGCCATGGCACCGGCAAACAATACTGAAACGGCAACATAGCCTAAGAAGACCATTGGTGGGTGCACAATCAAGCCGATGTTTTGCAGCATCGGGTTGAGATCGCGTCCTTCAATCGGTACATCGGGCAGGATCCGTGCAAAGGGATTTGAGGTGAAAATAAGGAAGGCGCCAAAGGCAGTGCTGATCCACGCCATTACCGTAGCGCTATCAAATCCAAACTGATTTTGCTTATGGATTCGGGTCATACAGACAGTCATTGCCATCAACCAAAACAGCAGTGACCCTTCGTGACTGCCCCAAACGGCGGCGGCTTTATAGTAGAAGGCCAGCTGGCTATTGGAGTGATCCGCAACATAACGCACCGAGAAATCGTCGCTTACGAAACAGATGGCCAGGCTAATTACTGACAACACCAGCGCGGTGCTGCACAGCTGTGATAGTGAGCGGCAGTAATGGCGCAAAGGCGATAGCTGCGAAAACAGCAGCGGGATTGCTCCCCGTATTGCGGCAGCAACGGTGCCTAGTAATAGTAGCAATAGGCCGACTTCAGCAAACACAACGGTGCTCCAATAGGTAACGGCTGCCAACAAGTGGGTGTGAGGCAACCAAACATGTGCTTAATTTTATCAAGGGGGGATCGGAACAATCAGTATTAACTACCCACTTTGTGATATGGATTGAAGGAATTTACGGATGTTGATAACTCGCCAGCATTCAACGACGAATTGTGCTCGAACGCAGCTGCTAAATGTTGAAGTGGAGTTACCCGCGCAGGATTGTTTGTCGCCTTATATAAGTGGCGGTAAATATTGGCTGTGTACCAATTAAGTGTTGTTCTTTCCAATGCCGCTAAAGCACCGGCTAGGCGAGTTTTGATACAAGGGGAAAGCACTATCGCCGTTGATCTTCTACCGCATAGGAGCTGTTCAGCGAAGCGTTTTGGACGGCGACCTAAGGCAAGTGGGGATTCCAAAGGGGGCGGAGCTCCCCCCGTAATGCATACCAAGTATGTGCCGTCGCCACCGCGACATCATCCTCTAAAACACCACAATCGGTAGGGTCGAAGGCTTGATATAAACCTCAACACTTAACTACGACACAGCCTAAATAATAAGCTGGCAATTGGACTAGACCGTTAGTGATAGTGAGAATTAATTCAGTTGTACGTCTACAAACTGTTGTGCTGATTCATATCATCGATTACACCGCGATACGCTTTCTTCTTAGCCTGAATTCCACACCACCGATACCTCAACTTTACAGTTTCGTCCCTCCCTTAAAGTGAAAGTTGTTCGTCTTGATTGAGATTGTTTGCGAGATACGGTGGAACTCCTCAGCAGTACGTGACCCAAACGTTAGCTTGGTGAATAAGTTTCGGTTTTTTAGTTCTAAAAAGCCTCTAAAAAACGATAAAAAAATGTCAACAAAAACACATCAAGTAACTGTTTTTAAATAACTTTTTGATTGGCTTCGCTTTTAGTGCTGAATGCGTGACGAATTGTGTGCTCTGGTCACTTTTTATGGGTTGTTATTAGGCAAACTTTGCCTCGGTTACTTGCGGTGGCCAGAGAAAAACTGACTTCTGCTGGCCATTTAGCGATAACGATAACTAGGAGAGAATGATGAAAACCTGGAAAACCAAAGCAAGCCTTGTTGCTGTTCTGTGCGCTGCTGCACTGGGCGCTCAAGCAAGCGGTCACAGCGATGCGCCAAATATCGGCCCTCGCAGTGCTGACGGCCATCAAATGTCCCCGCAATCTCGCGGTGTATTTGCTAACCCTAAACCAACGTTAGAAACTCGCGGTGTACAAACACTGCACGACTACATCATCACTGAAAAAGAGATGTGGGATTTCTTGTTTGAAAATCACCCGATTTTCAAAACCTACATCCCAGAAGGTCGTATCGTCGGTAAGCCACACATCTCTGACCGTGGTGAAGAGTACCTGCACACTGGTAACTCCGAGCAATACACTGCAGATTCTGATGATGGTTCTCACCGCACCAAAGCGGTTCAGTACCGTTTGGGCGCTAAGTCTATCTTGGACTTCCCTAACAAGTTCATCGGTCCTGAAGCTTGTGGCGAGTGTCACGCGGTTCAGTACGAAAAATGGTCTCGCTCCCGTCACGCTAAAGTGGTTCGTTTCCCAGATGAAATGGAAGAAGTTGGCGGCGATCTGAAGAAGCCTGCTCACGGTGGCAAAAACGGCCTGCTGCCAGAAGGTATCACTGCTGATGCCATCTACGCGGTTATTGGTACTCCACGTACCAAATACGGTTTCTTGGATTCTTACCTAGTACGTGGTTCTTACACCGTACGTGGCGGCTTGCTGAAAGACGGTACTGGTACTGTTCACGCGGGTTCTAACCAGTTCTCCATGAACTGGACCACCTTCCTGACTCCTGAGAAGGCGCGTGAGATTGCTGAAGTGATCCCAACCTTCCCAACCAAGATGGAAGAGTTTGGTAACTCTGGCTCCAACACCTGGGGTGTTAACTCCTACGGTGCTAAGCAAGACAAAGAGTTCTTGTTCCAGCCAGCTTCTTCTTACTGTGAAGTGTGTCACACCTTCAAGTTCGATTACCAAACCAAAGAAGACTTCTTCGCTGATCTGGGTAACCCAGAAGCGTTGCGCGAGCACACCATCTCTAAAGGTATCTCTTGTGAAGAGTGTCACGGCGCTGGCGCTCACTTGGATGGCGGTGTAGGCGGCGGTATGCCTTCTAACTGTGAACGTTGTCACCAGCGTTTCAACTACGTGTCTGATATGGCTGAAGGCCCTAACGCCAAGCCTGAAGATGGCTTTAACGTGAAGATGAAGGGTTCTTGCCCATCTTGTGGTACCGAAGGTTCCCAGATGTTCAACTCCGCTCACTACGAAAAAGGCATGCGCTGTACTACTTGTCACGATCCACACGAAGTGACTGAAGGCAGCTACCTGACCAGCGTTACCAAGACCAACCTGAAGAAAGAGTGTGAAGACTGTCACGCTACTCAGCTTGAGTTCTTTAAGACCAACGCACCTCACGGCGAAAACAGCTGTTCTTCTTGTCACATGCC
The genomic region above belongs to Ferrimonas lipolytica and contains:
- a CDS encoding TlpA family protein disulfide reductase, translating into MRHLIVTALLACALIPTAFASALPKAYSNGPKIEDKPMHMSRFVEYTNARIPPLVDFTDMQGNKVNLSQHKGSLVMVNIWATWCPPCVKELPELRELQARYQDKGLIVQPISIDEEPSDVAPMLEKYDLTDIPTWIDPEINMEKIITTETVPATFFFDGNGNMVGFIRGYLEWLDPAVAPYLEALIEKYAEPKQH
- a CDS encoding cytochrome c-type biogenesis protein; amino-acid sequence: MRLIVFLMVLWTSLCSAEQSLGEQAYAIAAQLRDPASVNQTLAESETQIAYELKGRIGQMLAEGKNRQQIETALVARYGEQIRYQPPFSLTTAMLWILPLALLLLGVIAVWRQQRASTRSY
- a CDS encoding heme lyase CcmF/NrfE family subunit, with amino-acid sequence MFAEVGLLLLLLGTVAAAIRGAIPLLFSQLSPLRHYCRSLSQLCSTALVLSVISLAICFVSDDFSVRYVADHSNSQLAFYYKAAAVWGSHEGSLLFWLMAMTVCMTRIHKQNQFGFDSATVMAWISTAFGAFLIFTSNPFARILPDVPIEGRDLNPMLQNIGLIVHPPMVFLGYVAVSVLFAGAMAILYRGELNQLRQQWLRRWTLISWVLLTGGNVLGAWWAYSQLGWGGWWFWDPVENSSFIPWLVTTALLHSLYLNQEKQLRLTTLLLCISAFSLSLLGTFLVRSGVIQSVHAFASDPSRGYSILVILALVAVGGFTLFARNASRFEFKQLPPLNGRQGLLALGVVLILVATVAVVLGTIYPVIFQALDLGAISVGPPYFNSIFVPLTIASASLLTLLLSNNTPLRVLLWALAIVFASLCNWAWAEQPYWLLWLGAFGGSLLLTSCIVAALQQRQSLPATLAHTGLAIAILSATAVSNFEQQAMVQMGPGEGRFVGNIAFVFESSETVSGRGYQAQQATIRLEDSDGNELSYLYPQRKHFGATNMQLTVAAVEHGIIEDRYISMGPTLQSGKHLIRISRKPLINGLWFAGIMMIGAGFIALWQQRRRRQCA
- a CDS encoding cytochrome c3 family protein; the encoded protein is MKTWKTKASLVAVLCAAALGAQASGHSDAPNIGPRSADGHQMSPQSRGVFANPKPTLETRGVQTLHDYIITEKEMWDFLFENHPIFKTYIPEGRIVGKPHISDRGEEYLHTGNSEQYTADSDDGSHRTKAVQYRLGAKSILDFPNKFIGPEACGECHAVQYEKWSRSRHAKVVRFPDEMEEVGGDLKKPAHGGKNGLLPEGITADAIYAVIGTPRTKYGFLDSYLVRGSYTVRGGLLKDGTGTVHAGSNQFSMNWTTFLTPEKAREIAEVIPTFPTKMEEFGNSGSNTWGVNSYGAKQDKEFLFQPASSYCEVCHTFKFDYQTKEDFFADLGNPEALREHTISKGISCEECHGAGAHLDGGVGGGMPSNCERCHQRFNYVSDMAEGPNAKPEDGFNVKMKGSCPSCGTEGSQMFNSAHYEKGMRCTTCHDPHEVTEGSYLTSVTKTNLKKECEDCHATQLEFFKTNAPHGENSCSSCHMPNMGSCEKFTAIQFPDQAGFDNVRASHIWNIKVDPIAKTLNPPEGKPRTSDVKGWTVAKDEDNHAYLDLMWTCARTSSQDITVLNGKGCHSQFQSELDEGLHFEDQKEIYGEVMEWQGPVQELHAKVINQIARIDELMNITRLSISEKASVMMMVDKARQNVALIEKDGSWGVHGPAMAKRLMNEAWIFVQDAQQTMDNAGYDKS